In Phyllopteryx taeniolatus isolate TA_2022b chromosome 22, UOR_Ptae_1.2, whole genome shotgun sequence, one DNA window encodes the following:
- the zdhhc17 gene encoding palmitoyltransferase ZDHHC17: MADVMEEYEKEAGCVPILHPEEIKPQSHFNHGYSENVSRKNHVDDYSTWDIVKATQYGIFERCRELVEAGFDVRQPDKENVTLLHWAAINNRVDLVKYYISKGAIVDQLGGDLNSTPLHWATRQGHLSMVVQLMKYGADPSLIDGEGCSCVHLAAQFGHTSIVAYLIAKGQDVDMMDQNGMTPLMWAAYRTHSVDPTRLLLTFNVSVNLGDKYHKNTALHWAVLAGNTTVISLLLDANANVDAQNIKGETPLDLAKQRKNVWMINHLQEARQAKGYDSPSYLKRLKVDKEVRQKVMLGTPFLVIWLVGFIADLDIDSWLIKGLMYVGVWVAVQFLSKAFFDHSMHSALPLGIYLATKFWMYTTWFYWFWNDLPFATVHLPFLVNTLALFYNFGKSWKSDPGIIKASEEQKKKTIVELAETGSLDLSIFCSTCLIRKPIRSKHCAVCNRCIAKFDHHCPWVGNCVGSGNHRYFMGYLFFLLCMICWMIYGCISYWRIHCATTYAKDGFWLYLTQIAACSPWMFWMFLNSIFHFMWVAVLIMCQLYQIAALGITTNERMNARRYKHFKVTATSIESPFNHGCIRNLIDFFEVRCCGLIRPVVVDWTTQYTIDYDQTSGSGYQLV; this comes from the exons ATGGCCGACGTCATGGAGGAGTATGAGAAAGAAGCTGGTTGCGTCCCTATTCTGCATCCAGAG GAAATCAAGCCTCAGAGCCACTTCAACCACGGCTACAGCGAGAACGTCAGCCGCAAGAACCACGTGGATGACTACAGCACATGGGACATCGTGAAAGCTACACA GTACGGAATCTTCGAGCGATGCAGGGAGCTGGTGGAGGCCGGGTTCGACGTCCGGCAGCCGGACAAAGAAAACGTGACGCTCCTTCACTGGGCTGCCATCAACAACAGGGTAGACTTGGTCAA GTACTATATATCAAAGGGGGCCATAGTGGACCAGCTTGGCGGAGACCTCAACTCCACACCGCTGCACTGGGCCACCAG acaagGCCACCTATCCATGGTGGTGCAGCTCATGAAATACGGCGCTGACCCATCCTTGATCGACGGCGAGGGATGCAGCTGCGTCCACCTGGCCGCCCAGTTCGGCCACACCTCGATCGTCGCCTACCTAATCGCCAAGGGACAG GATGTGGACATGATGGACCAGAATGGAATGACTCCCCTCATGTGGGCGGCGTACAGGACGCACAG TGTGGACCCCACCCGGCTGCTGCTCACTTTCAACGTGTCCGTGAACCTGGGCGACAAGTACCACAAGAACACGGCGCTGCACTGGGCCGTGCTGGCCGGCAACACCACCGTCATCAGCCTGCTGCTGGACGCCAACGCCAACGTCGACGCGCAAAACATCAAG GGTGAAACGCCGCTTGATCTCGCCAAGCAAAGGAAGAACGTGTGGATGATCAATCACTTACAGGAAGCGCGGCAAGCGAAAGGTTATGACAGCCCGTCCTACTTGAAGAGACTCAAGGTGGACAAG GAGGTAAGGCAGAAGGTGATGTTGGGAACGCCCTTCCTGGTCATCTGGCTGGTGGGCTTCATCGCCGACCTGGACATCGACTCCTGGCTTATCAAGGGCCTCATGTACGTGGGCGTCTGGGTGGCCGTGCAGTTCCTCTCCAA GGCTTTCTTTGACCACTCCATGCACAGCGCTCTCCCTCTGGGAATCTACCTGGCCACCAAGTTTTGGATGTATACAACTTGGTTCTACTGGTTCTGGAATG ATCTCCCATTCGCCACGGTCCACTTGCCATTCCTCGTAAACACGCTGGCTCTGTTCTACAACTTTGGCAAATCGTGGAAATCGGACCCGGGGATCATCAAGGCCTCGGAGGAACAGAAGAAAAAG ACTATTGTGGAGCTGGCAGAGACCGGCAGCCTGGATCTCAGCATCTTCTGCAGCACATGCTTG ATACGGAAGCCTATCAGGTCCAAACACTGCGCTGTGTGCAACCGCTGCATCGCCAAGTTCGACCACCACTGCCCTTGGGTGGGCAACTGCGTGG GAAGCGGGAACCACCGCTACTTCATGGGTTACCTGTTCTTCCTGCTGTGCATGATCTGCTGGATGATATACGGCTGCATCTCCT ACTGGAGGATCCACTGCGCCACCACTTACGCCAAGGACGGCTTCTGGCTCTACCTGACCCAGATCGCTGCATGCTCGCCGTGGATGTTCTGGATGTTCCTCAACAGCATCTTCCACTTCATGTGGGTGGCCGTGCTCATCATGTGTCAGCTCTACCAG ATCGCCGCTCTAGGAATCACCACCAATGAGAGGATGAACGCACGGAGGTACAAGCACTTTAAAGTCACGGCCACGTCTATCGAAAGCCCCTTCAA CCACGGTTGCATCCGCAACCTCATCGACTTCTTCGAGGTCCGCTGCTGCGGCCTGATCCGGCCCGTGGTGGTGGACTGGACCACGCAGTACACAATAGACTACGACCAGACGTCAGGCTCTGGCTACCAGCTCGTGTAA
- the csrp2 gene encoding cysteine and glycine-rich protein 2, translating to MPNWGGGNKCTACRGTVYHAEEVQCDGKSFHKGCFLCMVCRKGLDSTTVTIHDQEIYCKSCYGKKYGPKGYGYGQGAGTLNMDRGERLGIKPEQSPCHRPTTNPNPSKFAQKFAGSEKCARCGDSVYAAEKIMGAGKPWHKNCFRCAKCGKSLESTTQTDNEGEIYCKACYAKNFGPKGFGFGQGAGALVHAE from the exons ATGCCGAACTGGGGCGGAGGCAACAAGTGCACGGCGTGCCGCGGCACGGTGTACCACGCCGAGGAGGTGCAGTGCGACGGCAAGAGCTTCCACAAGGGCTGCTTTCTCTGCA TGGTGTGCAGGAAAGGTCTGGACAGCACCACGGTGACCATTCACGACCAAGAGATCTACTGCAAGTCGTGTTACGGCAAGAAGTACGGTCCGAAAGGCTACGGCTACGGGCAGGGGGCTGGCACGCTCAACATGGACCGAGGGGAGCGGCTGGGGATCAAACCCGAGCA GTCGCCGTGTCACAGGCCCACCACCAACCCCAACCCGTCCAAGTTCGCCCAGAAGTTCGCAGGATCGGAAAAATGCGCTCGCTGTGGCGACTCCGTGTACGCCGCAGAGAAGATTATGGGTGCGGGCAAG CCGTGGCACAAGAACTGCTTCCGCTGCGCCAAGTGCGGCAAGAGCCTGGAGTCCACCACCCAGACGGACAACGAAGGAGAAATCTACTGCAAGG CTTGTTACGCCAAGAACTTCGGGCCGAAAGGATTTGGCTTCGGCCAAGGAGCGGGCGCCCTGGTCCACGCAGAGTGA
- the e2f7 gene encoding transcription factor E2F7 isoform X1 translates to MEVECLALKDLTSPKKSEQKENICTVWRKSIPTKSTELCVPAMKWQGGTPDSGHVTPIKHAAEAEPWSPMANLKMLINAASPEIRNREMRKVLFRPIENESGSADVDIDDVQAAENTCQFEAVEEEENVEKKPSRKQKSLGLLCQKFLALYPNYPPPDKPICISLDDVSTSLGVKRRRIYDIVNVLESLAIVGRMAKNSYLWHGRLRLEATLHELQRQGRQQGYQRHVALAAGEGERSRDDNSHAAGSRKHKSLRIMSQKFVMLFLVSKTQIVTQEAAAKVLIEESQDSSSQTKLRRLYDIANVLTSLGLIKKVHMREERGRKPAFRWLGPVHFNNSAEAVVEVTLPEAQDHSKAQLAHHASFNITPTPVAVRTQVCSAPRSLGSDMTGERGFTSQPLDYSRKTGVVGEAVCRLQFGSHNENTQPTLLVPALHPERLFAVSSSPHCLAYVPSLSQASVVMLYNRPNVTSEAEGAAREESAEGRKRWRESVEDEEAVAVKKSPSEFERDDKRAQSSVSDASEEGVTSTQASHDLYVPNSTGLKSLNFLVPSGQPLAHLPAGTVPPLALPYVLVPSTALSHYPLQGANAQLGFNLPAGFMVAATPYGLAPDVGRMTSVPSPSTPEQGGRGGSGAAHTATTLQPLTPHTPKEIPAPASRAFFQTPGTVEGVSVAPAARKRGSAQRRLDVSRPCPC, encoded by the exons atggaagTGGAATGTCTTGCACTTAAGGATCTTACAAGTCCAAAGAAAAGTGAACAGAAG GAAAATATATGCACAGTGTGGAGGAAATCCATCCCGACGAAATCTACAGAGCTGTGCGTACCTGCGATGAAGTGGCAAGGCGGCACCCCAGACTCGGGTCACGTCACCCCGATCAAACACGCCGCCGAGGCCGAGCCCTGGTCGCCCATGGCCAACCTGAAGATGCTGATCAACGCCGCCAGTCCCGAAATCCGAAACCGCGAGATGAGGAAAGTACTCTTTCGGCCCATAGAGAATGAGTCAGGAAGTGCGGACGTCGACATAGATGACGTACAGGCAGCCGAAAATACCTGTCAG TTTGAagcagtggaggaggaggaaaacgtGGAGAAGAAGCCGAGCAGGAAGCAGAAGAGCTTGGGTCTGCTGTGCCAGAAGTTCCTGGCTCTCTACCCGAATTATCCGCCGCCCGACAAGCCAATCTGCATCTCCCTGGATGACGTGTCGACCAGTCTAG GGGTGAAGCGGCGGCGTATCTACGATATCGTCAACGTGCTGGAGTCCCTCGCGATCGTTGGCCGCATGGCCAAGAACAGCTACCTATGGCACGGCCGCCTGCGCCTGGAGGCCACGCTGCACGAGCTGCAGCGCCAGGGACGCCAGCAGGGCTACCAGCGGCACGTGGCGCTCGCTGCCGGGGAGGGCGAGCGGAGCCGGGACGACAACAGCCACG CGGCCGGCAGCAGGAAACACAAATCCCTGCGCATCATGAGCCAAAAGTTCGTCATGCTCTTCCTGGTGTCCAAGACCCAGATCGTCACCCAGGAAGCGGCAGCGAAGGTTCTCATTGAAGAGAGTCAGGACTCGTCCAGTCAAA CCAAGCTGCGACGTCTCTACGATATCGCCAATGTGCTGACCAGCCTGGGCCTCATAAAGAAAGTGCACATGCGAGAGGAGCGAGGCAGGAAGCCGGCTTTTAGATGGCTGGGACCGGTGCATTTTAACAATTCCG CAGAGGCTGTTGTTGAAGTCACCCTGCCTGAAGCCCAGGACCACAGCAAAGCCCAGCTGGCACACCACGCCTCTTTTAACATCACCCCGACGCCTGTGGCCGTCCGGACGCAGGTCTGCTCGGCGCCAAGGAGCCTGGGCAGCGACATGACCGGCGAGCGAGGATTTACATCTCAGCCGCTGGATTATTCCAGAAAGACAGGAGTCGTCGGCGAGGCGGTCTGCAGGCTGCAGTTTGGGAGCCACAATGA AAACACGCAGCCCACCCTGCTGGTCCCCGCCCTGCACCCAGAGCGGCTTTTTGCGGTCTCCTCGTCCCCCCACTGCCTGGCCTACGTGCCCAGCCTGTCCCAGGCGTCTGTGGTCATGCTCTACAACCGGCCCAACGTGACGAGCGAGGCCGAGGGGGCCGCGAGGGAGGAATCGGCGGAGGGGAGGAAGAGATGGAGGGAATCCGTGGAAGACGAGGAGGCGGTGGCGGTCAAGAAAAGCCCATCTGAGTTTGAGCGAGACGATAAG AGAGCGCAAAGCAGTGTGTCAGACGCATCGGAGGAGGGCGTCACTAGTACCCAGGCATCACACGACCTCTACGTACCAAACAGTACAG GTCTGAAAAGCCTCAACTTCCTGGTCCCCTCCGGCCAGCCGTTGGCCCATCTCCCCGCCGGCACCGTGCCCCCGCTGGCGCTGCCCTACGTCCTGGTGCCATCCACCGCCCTCTCCCACTACCCCCTGCAGGGCGCCAACGCCCAGCTGGGCTTCAACCTGCCCGCGGGTTTTATGGTGGCGGCCACACCGTATGGTCTGGCGCCGGACGTTGGCCGGATGACGTCCGTTCCATCGCCTTCCACGCCGGAACAGGGCGGGCGTGGCGGCTCGGGGGCCGCGCATACGGCAACCACTCTGCAACCACTG ACTCCGCACACTCCAAAGGAGATCCCGGCGCCCGCCTCCAGGGCTTTCTTCCAGACTCCGGGCACCGTGGAGGGTGTCAGCGTGGCGCCCGCAGCCCGAAAGCGGGGCTCGGCGCAGAGGAGACTGGACGTCAGCCGCCCGTGCCCCTGTTAG
- the e2f7 gene encoding transcription factor E2F7 isoform X2, protein MEVECLALKDLTSPKKSEQKENICTVWRKSIPTKSTELCVPAMKWQGGTPDSGHVTPIKHAAEAEPWSPMANLKMLINAASPEIRNREMRKVLFRPIENESGSADVDIDDVQAAENTCQFEAVEEEENVEKKPSRKQKSLGLLCQKFLALYPNYPPPDKPICISLDDVSTSLGVKRRRIYDIVNVLESLAIVGRMAKNSYLWHGRLRLEATLHELQRQGRQQGYQRHVALAAGEGERSRDDNSHAAGSRKHKSLRIMSQKFVMLFLVSKTQIVTQEAAAKVLIEESQDSSSQTKLRRLYDIANVLTSLGLIKKVHMREERGRKPAFRWLGPVHFNNSEAVVEVTLPEAQDHSKAQLAHHASFNITPTPVAVRTQVCSAPRSLGSDMTGERGFTSQPLDYSRKTGVVGEAVCRLQFGSHNENTQPTLLVPALHPERLFAVSSSPHCLAYVPSLSQASVVMLYNRPNVTSEAEGAAREESAEGRKRWRESVEDEEAVAVKKSPSEFERDDKRAQSSVSDASEEGVTSTQASHDLYVPNSTGLKSLNFLVPSGQPLAHLPAGTVPPLALPYVLVPSTALSHYPLQGANAQLGFNLPAGFMVAATPYGLAPDVGRMTSVPSPSTPEQGGRGGSGAAHTATTLQPLTPHTPKEIPAPASRAFFQTPGTVEGVSVAPAARKRGSAQRRLDVSRPCPC, encoded by the exons atggaagTGGAATGTCTTGCACTTAAGGATCTTACAAGTCCAAAGAAAAGTGAACAGAAG GAAAATATATGCACAGTGTGGAGGAAATCCATCCCGACGAAATCTACAGAGCTGTGCGTACCTGCGATGAAGTGGCAAGGCGGCACCCCAGACTCGGGTCACGTCACCCCGATCAAACACGCCGCCGAGGCCGAGCCCTGGTCGCCCATGGCCAACCTGAAGATGCTGATCAACGCCGCCAGTCCCGAAATCCGAAACCGCGAGATGAGGAAAGTACTCTTTCGGCCCATAGAGAATGAGTCAGGAAGTGCGGACGTCGACATAGATGACGTACAGGCAGCCGAAAATACCTGTCAG TTTGAagcagtggaggaggaggaaaacgtGGAGAAGAAGCCGAGCAGGAAGCAGAAGAGCTTGGGTCTGCTGTGCCAGAAGTTCCTGGCTCTCTACCCGAATTATCCGCCGCCCGACAAGCCAATCTGCATCTCCCTGGATGACGTGTCGACCAGTCTAG GGGTGAAGCGGCGGCGTATCTACGATATCGTCAACGTGCTGGAGTCCCTCGCGATCGTTGGCCGCATGGCCAAGAACAGCTACCTATGGCACGGCCGCCTGCGCCTGGAGGCCACGCTGCACGAGCTGCAGCGCCAGGGACGCCAGCAGGGCTACCAGCGGCACGTGGCGCTCGCTGCCGGGGAGGGCGAGCGGAGCCGGGACGACAACAGCCACG CGGCCGGCAGCAGGAAACACAAATCCCTGCGCATCATGAGCCAAAAGTTCGTCATGCTCTTCCTGGTGTCCAAGACCCAGATCGTCACCCAGGAAGCGGCAGCGAAGGTTCTCATTGAAGAGAGTCAGGACTCGTCCAGTCAAA CCAAGCTGCGACGTCTCTACGATATCGCCAATGTGCTGACCAGCCTGGGCCTCATAAAGAAAGTGCACATGCGAGAGGAGCGAGGCAGGAAGCCGGCTTTTAGATGGCTGGGACCGGTGCATTTTAACAATTCCG AGGCTGTTGTTGAAGTCACCCTGCCTGAAGCCCAGGACCACAGCAAAGCCCAGCTGGCACACCACGCCTCTTTTAACATCACCCCGACGCCTGTGGCCGTCCGGACGCAGGTCTGCTCGGCGCCAAGGAGCCTGGGCAGCGACATGACCGGCGAGCGAGGATTTACATCTCAGCCGCTGGATTATTCCAGAAAGACAGGAGTCGTCGGCGAGGCGGTCTGCAGGCTGCAGTTTGGGAGCCACAATGA AAACACGCAGCCCACCCTGCTGGTCCCCGCCCTGCACCCAGAGCGGCTTTTTGCGGTCTCCTCGTCCCCCCACTGCCTGGCCTACGTGCCCAGCCTGTCCCAGGCGTCTGTGGTCATGCTCTACAACCGGCCCAACGTGACGAGCGAGGCCGAGGGGGCCGCGAGGGAGGAATCGGCGGAGGGGAGGAAGAGATGGAGGGAATCCGTGGAAGACGAGGAGGCGGTGGCGGTCAAGAAAAGCCCATCTGAGTTTGAGCGAGACGATAAG AGAGCGCAAAGCAGTGTGTCAGACGCATCGGAGGAGGGCGTCACTAGTACCCAGGCATCACACGACCTCTACGTACCAAACAGTACAG GTCTGAAAAGCCTCAACTTCCTGGTCCCCTCCGGCCAGCCGTTGGCCCATCTCCCCGCCGGCACCGTGCCCCCGCTGGCGCTGCCCTACGTCCTGGTGCCATCCACCGCCCTCTCCCACTACCCCCTGCAGGGCGCCAACGCCCAGCTGGGCTTCAACCTGCCCGCGGGTTTTATGGTGGCGGCCACACCGTATGGTCTGGCGCCGGACGTTGGCCGGATGACGTCCGTTCCATCGCCTTCCACGCCGGAACAGGGCGGGCGTGGCGGCTCGGGGGCCGCGCATACGGCAACCACTCTGCAACCACTG ACTCCGCACACTCCAAAGGAGATCCCGGCGCCCGCCTCCAGGGCTTTCTTCCAGACTCCGGGCACCGTGGAGGGTGTCAGCGTGGCGCCCGCAGCCCGAAAGCGGGGCTCGGCGCAGAGGAGACTGGACGTCAGCCGCCCGTGCCCCTGTTAG
- the e2f7 gene encoding transcription factor E2F7 isoform X3, with protein sequence MKWQGGTPDSGHVTPIKHAAEAEPWSPMANLKMLINAASPEIRNREMRKVLFRPIENESGSADVDIDDVQAAENTCQFEAVEEEENVEKKPSRKQKSLGLLCQKFLALYPNYPPPDKPICISLDDVSTSLGVKRRRIYDIVNVLESLAIVGRMAKNSYLWHGRLRLEATLHELQRQGRQQGYQRHVALAAGEGERSRDDNSHAAGSRKHKSLRIMSQKFVMLFLVSKTQIVTQEAAAKVLIEESQDSSSQTKLRRLYDIANVLTSLGLIKKVHMREERGRKPAFRWLGPVHFNNSAEAVVEVTLPEAQDHSKAQLAHHASFNITPTPVAVRTQVCSAPRSLGSDMTGERGFTSQPLDYSRKTGVVGEAVCRLQFGSHNENTQPTLLVPALHPERLFAVSSSPHCLAYVPSLSQASVVMLYNRPNVTSEAEGAAREESAEGRKRWRESVEDEEAVAVKKSPSEFERDDKRAQSSVSDASEEGVTSTQASHDLYVPNSTGLKSLNFLVPSGQPLAHLPAGTVPPLALPYVLVPSTALSHYPLQGANAQLGFNLPAGFMVAATPYGLAPDVGRMTSVPSPSTPEQGGRGGSGAAHTATTLQPLTPHTPKEIPAPASRAFFQTPGTVEGVSVAPAARKRGSAQRRLDVSRPCPC encoded by the exons ATGAAGTGGCAAGGCGGCACCCCAGACTCGGGTCACGTCACCCCGATCAAACACGCCGCCGAGGCCGAGCCCTGGTCGCCCATGGCCAACCTGAAGATGCTGATCAACGCCGCCAGTCCCGAAATCCGAAACCGCGAGATGAGGAAAGTACTCTTTCGGCCCATAGAGAATGAGTCAGGAAGTGCGGACGTCGACATAGATGACGTACAGGCAGCCGAAAATACCTGTCAG TTTGAagcagtggaggaggaggaaaacgtGGAGAAGAAGCCGAGCAGGAAGCAGAAGAGCTTGGGTCTGCTGTGCCAGAAGTTCCTGGCTCTCTACCCGAATTATCCGCCGCCCGACAAGCCAATCTGCATCTCCCTGGATGACGTGTCGACCAGTCTAG GGGTGAAGCGGCGGCGTATCTACGATATCGTCAACGTGCTGGAGTCCCTCGCGATCGTTGGCCGCATGGCCAAGAACAGCTACCTATGGCACGGCCGCCTGCGCCTGGAGGCCACGCTGCACGAGCTGCAGCGCCAGGGACGCCAGCAGGGCTACCAGCGGCACGTGGCGCTCGCTGCCGGGGAGGGCGAGCGGAGCCGGGACGACAACAGCCACG CGGCCGGCAGCAGGAAACACAAATCCCTGCGCATCATGAGCCAAAAGTTCGTCATGCTCTTCCTGGTGTCCAAGACCCAGATCGTCACCCAGGAAGCGGCAGCGAAGGTTCTCATTGAAGAGAGTCAGGACTCGTCCAGTCAAA CCAAGCTGCGACGTCTCTACGATATCGCCAATGTGCTGACCAGCCTGGGCCTCATAAAGAAAGTGCACATGCGAGAGGAGCGAGGCAGGAAGCCGGCTTTTAGATGGCTGGGACCGGTGCATTTTAACAATTCCG CAGAGGCTGTTGTTGAAGTCACCCTGCCTGAAGCCCAGGACCACAGCAAAGCCCAGCTGGCACACCACGCCTCTTTTAACATCACCCCGACGCCTGTGGCCGTCCGGACGCAGGTCTGCTCGGCGCCAAGGAGCCTGGGCAGCGACATGACCGGCGAGCGAGGATTTACATCTCAGCCGCTGGATTATTCCAGAAAGACAGGAGTCGTCGGCGAGGCGGTCTGCAGGCTGCAGTTTGGGAGCCACAATGA AAACACGCAGCCCACCCTGCTGGTCCCCGCCCTGCACCCAGAGCGGCTTTTTGCGGTCTCCTCGTCCCCCCACTGCCTGGCCTACGTGCCCAGCCTGTCCCAGGCGTCTGTGGTCATGCTCTACAACCGGCCCAACGTGACGAGCGAGGCCGAGGGGGCCGCGAGGGAGGAATCGGCGGAGGGGAGGAAGAGATGGAGGGAATCCGTGGAAGACGAGGAGGCGGTGGCGGTCAAGAAAAGCCCATCTGAGTTTGAGCGAGACGATAAG AGAGCGCAAAGCAGTGTGTCAGACGCATCGGAGGAGGGCGTCACTAGTACCCAGGCATCACACGACCTCTACGTACCAAACAGTACAG GTCTGAAAAGCCTCAACTTCCTGGTCCCCTCCGGCCAGCCGTTGGCCCATCTCCCCGCCGGCACCGTGCCCCCGCTGGCGCTGCCCTACGTCCTGGTGCCATCCACCGCCCTCTCCCACTACCCCCTGCAGGGCGCCAACGCCCAGCTGGGCTTCAACCTGCCCGCGGGTTTTATGGTGGCGGCCACACCGTATGGTCTGGCGCCGGACGTTGGCCGGATGACGTCCGTTCCATCGCCTTCCACGCCGGAACAGGGCGGGCGTGGCGGCTCGGGGGCCGCGCATACGGCAACCACTCTGCAACCACTG ACTCCGCACACTCCAAAGGAGATCCCGGCGCCCGCCTCCAGGGCTTTCTTCCAGACTCCGGGCACCGTGGAGGGTGTCAGCGTGGCGCCCGCAGCCCGAAAGCGGGGCTCGGCGCAGAGGAGACTGGACGTCAGCCGCCCGTGCCCCTGTTAG